One genomic segment of Abditibacteriota bacterium includes these proteins:
- a CDS encoding extracellular solute-binding protein — MDWNEMSRKDKVKAVLGGLLALAVIAIMCIPAPKLAKMPERETVYFWHQWTGDYAKQAEMICEYFNAYQDKYEVVPLSLPSSANQKLLMSVAGGNPPDIMVQWEAVIPQWADSGLLTPMEEVMSKEDKEFFEKNAFPITNKIARYKGELYAIPTSMGLLGIFYHPEILEANGYKPGEVPQTLE, encoded by the coding sequence ATGGATTGGAACGAAATGAGCCGCAAGGACAAGGTAAAGGCCGTACTCGGCGGTTTGCTGGCGCTGGCGGTCATAGCCATTATGTGCATCCCCGCCCCCAAGCTGGCCAAGATGCCCGAGAGGGAGACAGTCTATTTCTGGCATCAGTGGACCGGCGATTACGCCAAGCAGGCGGAGATGATATGCGAATACTTCAACGCCTATCAGGACAAATATGAGGTGGTGCCCCTCTCGCTGCCCAGCAGCGCCAACCAAAAGCTGCTCATGAGCGTGGCGGGCGGCAATCCCCCGGACATCATGGTCCAGTGGGAGGCTGTCATACCCCAGTGGGCGGACAGCGGCCTCCTGACCCCCATGGAAGAGGTCATGAGCAAGGAAGACAAGGAGTTCTTTGAGAAGAACGCCTTTCCCATCACCAACAAGATAGCCCGCTACAAGGGCGAGCTCTACGCCATACCCACCTCCATGGGCCTCCTGGGCATATTCTATCACCCGGAGATATTGGAAGCTAACGGCTACAAGCCGGGCGAGGTGCCCCAGACCCTGGAG
- a CDS encoding carbohydrate ABC transporter permease: MDIINKKTPLQKALLYIFLIVFCLPFMMPFVYMVSTSLKGDDQIFDPAQAERGFRVSDLVPDPVVWDNYPQSMKSVPFLQYIKNTIVICFFCVIGAVLSSSMVAYGFARMKFAGRDALFYTMLATMALPGQVTMIPVFVIFKNLGWYDTFLPIIVPSFFGGAFFIFLLRQFFMTIPEELSEAARLDGASEWTIFSRVILPLAKPALATVALFQFIGSWNDFFGPLLYINNPMKYTIAYGLQQFMSSYGGRWAELMAASCVFTLPIIVIFFLAQKTFVQGIATTGGKS, encoded by the coding sequence ATGGATATCATCAACAAAAAAACGCCGCTCCAAAAAGCGCTGCTGTACATATTTCTCATAGTATTCTGCCTGCCCTTCATGATGCCCTTTGTGTATATGGTGTCCACCTCCCTGAAGGGCGATGACCAGATATTTGACCCCGCCCAGGCAGAGAGAGGCTTCAGGGTCTCGGATCTGGTGCCCGACCCGGTGGTGTGGGATAATTATCCCCAGTCCATGAAGAGCGTGCCCTTTTTGCAGTATATCAAGAACACCATCGTCATCTGCTTTTTCTGCGTCATAGGCGCGGTGCTCAGCAGCAGCATGGTGGCCTACGGCTTTGCCCGCATGAAATTTGCCGGCAGGGACGCCCTGTTTTACACCATGCTGGCCACCATGGCCCTGCCGGGGCAGGTGACCATGATACCGGTGTTCGTCATATTCAAAAATCTGGGCTGGTACGACACCTTTTTGCCCATCATAGTGCCCAGCTTTTTCGGCGGAGCCTTTTTCATATTCCTGCTGAGGCAGTTCTTTATGACCATCCCCGAAGAGCTGTCCGAGGCCGCCCGCCTGGACGGCGCCTCTGAGTGGACCATATTCAGCCGGGTGATACTTCCCCTGGCCAAGCCCGCCCTGGCTACGGTGGCCCTGTTTCAGTTCATAGGGTCCTGGAACGATTTCTTCGGGCCCCTACTGTATATCAACAACCCTATGAAATACACCATAGCCTACGGCCTGCAGCAGTTCATGTCCTCCTACGGAGGCAGATGGGCCGAGCTCATGGCAGCCAGCTGCGTGTTTACCCTGCCCATCATAGTCATCTTCTTCCTGGCCCAGAAGACCTTTGTGCAGGGCATCGCCACTACGGGAGGTAAGAGCTGA
- a CDS encoding sugar ABC transporter permease, with the protein MHKLRFKRNLAGYLFIAPWLIGFLVFTVGPFISSIYLSFTRYDVLSSPVWIGLVNYQELFTNDPVFWKSLWITIKYALIAVPLGIVFGVFLAIILNNNIKGIEVFRTLFYIPSIVPVVATSVVFMWLLNPNIGLINTFLARFGIEGANWLGDSRYAFGSLIFMGMWGVGGSMIIYLAGLKDVPGELYEASVIDGANWWQRIRHITLPLISPVIFFNLIMGVIGSFQYFTQAFIMTKGGPEDSTMFYSLYLFNRAWRYLDMGYASAMAWILFIIIVAITALLFKFQKSWVHYGGQ; encoded by the coding sequence GTGCACAAACTGAGATTCAAGAGAAACCTGGCGGGCTATCTGTTCATAGCGCCCTGGCTGATAGGCTTTCTGGTGTTTACGGTGGGCCCGTTCATCTCCAGCATCTATCTGTCCTTTACCCGCTACGACGTGCTGTCCAGCCCGGTGTGGATAGGCCTGGTGAACTATCAGGAGCTCTTTACCAACGACCCCGTGTTCTGGAAGAGCCTGTGGATCACCATCAAATACGCCCTTATCGCCGTGCCTCTGGGCATAGTGTTCGGCGTGTTTCTGGCCATCATACTCAACAACAACATCAAGGGCATCGAGGTCTTCCGCACCCTGTTTTACATCCCGTCCATCGTGCCGGTGGTGGCCACCAGCGTGGTGTTTATGTGGCTCCTCAATCCGAACATAGGCCTCATCAACACCTTTTTGGCCCGCTTTGGCATTGAGGGCGCCAACTGGCTGGGCGACAGCCGCTACGCCTTCGGCTCCCTCATATTCATGGGCATGTGGGGCGTGGGCGGCAGCATGATCATCTATCTGGCCGGCCTGAAGGACGTGCCGGGCGAGCTGTACGAAGCCTCGGTGATAGACGGCGCCAACTGGTGGCAGAGGATCAGGCACATCACCCTGCCCCTCATCAGCCCCGTGATATTCTTCAATCTGATCATGGGCGTCATAGGCTCCTTCCAGTATTTTACCCAGGCCTTCATCATGACCAAGGGCGGACCCGAGGACAGCACCATGTTCTATTCGCTGTATCTCTTCAACAGAGCCTGGCGCTATCTGGATATGGGCTACGCTTCCGCCATGGCCTGGATACTGTTTATCATCATAGTGGCCATCACGGCCCTCCTGTTCAAATTCCAGAAGTCCTGGGTGCATTACGGAGGTCAGTAA
- a CDS encoding carbohydrate-binding family 9-like protein: protein MGKMRPAAVTLLLLGVCLALFLCGGASAAEKDGGPYRVRHIDREPDLADFDSLLWKKAEPTRWYLAGTDGPASCATDARLLWSDRYLFVRWKAMDRDIFAFHTERDARTYEDDALELFFNTDPGSDAYYNFEINALGTVYDSFQPRPLFAGGDHRWSRWDCRGLRTEVLIKGTLNDPSDEDEYWILQCAIPFEALESKAPPRPGDVWRFLPARYDYSVYLPDKGKELSAAGLLTGSVVSFHDQKYWNDMIFTE from the coding sequence ATGGGCAAAATGAGACCGGCGGCCGTCACGCTGCTGCTCCTGGGCGTGTGCCTGGCTCTGTTCCTCTGCGGCGGCGCGTCCGCCGCGGAAAAGGACGGGGGCCCTTACCGGGTCCGCCACATAGACCGGGAGCCGGACCTCGCGGACTTTGACTCCCTCCTGTGGAAAAAGGCGGAGCCCACCCGCTGGTATCTGGCGGGGACCGACGGTCCCGCCTCCTGCGCCACGGACGCCCGGCTGCTGTGGAGCGACCGGTATCTCTTCGTGCGCTGGAAGGCTATGGACCGGGATATATTCGCCTTCCACACAGAGAGGGACGCCCGGACCTATGAGGACGACGCTCTGGAGCTGTTTTTCAACACGGACCCGGGGAGCGACGCCTACTACAATTTTGAGATCAACGCCCTGGGGACCGTGTATGACTCCTTTCAGCCCCGCCCCCTCTTTGCCGGCGGGGACCACCGGTGGAGCCGGTGGGACTGCCGGGGCCTCAGGACCGAGGTCCTGATAAAGGGCACCCTCAACGACCCCTCTGACGAGGACGAATACTGGATACTCCAGTGCGCCATCCCCTTTGAGGCCCTGGAGAGCAAGGCCCCTCCCCGCCCCGGGGACGTGTGGCGCTTTTTGCCCGCCAGATACGATTATTCCGTGTATCTGCCGGACAAGGGGAAGGAGCTGTCCGCGGCGGGGCTGCTGACCGGCTCCGTGGTGAGCTTTCACGACCAGAAATATTGGAACGATATGATATTCACAGAATAG
- a CDS encoding carbohydrate-binding family 9-like protein has protein sequence MSNTPVYPVRRIDKDIDVEDFACSLWDKAEPTRWYAAGTDRPPVSATEAGLLWSDRYLYVRWKAWDRDIFACNTERDSRTCDDDVLELFFKTDPAKEAYYNFEINALGAVYDSYQPRRSFAGGDHRWSRWNCRGLRTAIYVKGTLNDPSDEDEYWLLQCAIPFEELELGGKPVPEEGDVWRFMLCRYDYSVYLPGDGLELSATGVIKCSPVSYHDSRYWNDMIFTG, from the coding sequence ATGAGTAATACGCCTGTTTATCCCGTCCGCCGCATAGACAAGGACATAGACGTGGAGGATTTTGCCTGTTCCCTGTGGGACAAGGCGGAGCCCACCCGCTGGTACGCCGCCGGGACGGACCGCCCTCCCGTCAGCGCCACCGAGGCCGGCCTGCTGTGGAGCGACCGGTATCTCTACGTCCGCTGGAAGGCCTGGGACCGGGACATATTTGCCTGCAACACCGAGAGGGATTCCCGCACCTGCGACGACGACGTGCTGGAGCTGTTTTTCAAGACGGATCCCGCCAAGGAAGCCTATTACAACTTTGAGATCAACGCCCTGGGCGCTGTGTATGACTCCTATCAGCCCCGTCGCTCCTTTGCCGGCGGGGACCACCGGTGGAGCCGGTGGAACTGCCGGGGCCTCAGGACGGCCATATACGTCAAGGGCACCCTCAACGACCCCTCGGACGAGGACGAATACTGGCTGCTGCAGTGCGCCATCCCCTTTGAGGAGCTGGAGCTGGGAGGCAAGCCGGTCCCGGAGGAAGGGGACGTGTGGCGTTTCATGCTGTGCCGCTACGATTATTCCGTGTATCTGCCCGGCGACGGGCTGGAGCTGTCGGCCACGGGGGTCATCAAGTGCTCCCCCGTGAGCTATCACGACTCCCGCTACTGGAACGACATGATATTCACGGGATAG
- a CDS encoding DUF805 domain-containing protein, with the protein MSFASECIGNFAEIITKKYCRFSGRARRREFWEYQLVVWILTTVISLIDGALKLQIDLPSETDPGILSSILGLLLLLPGLGVLVRRLHDIGKSAWWILIPILPIIGSIWLLILECKAGDKGPNNYGPDPKEETLLDTDPGDLPDAG; encoded by the coding sequence ATGAGCTTTGCTAGCGAATGCATCGGCAACTTTGCCGAGATCATCACCAAAAAATACTGCCGGTTTTCCGGCAGGGCCAGAAGACGCGAGTTCTGGGAGTATCAGCTGGTAGTCTGGATCCTGACCACCGTGATATCCCTGATCGACGGCGCCCTGAAGCTGCAGATAGACCTGCCGTCAGAGACGGATCCGGGCATCCTGTCCTCCATATTGGGCCTGCTGCTGCTGCTGCCGGGGCTGGGCGTTCTGGTGCGCCGTCTCCACGACATCGGCAAGAGCGCCTGGTGGATACTGATCCCCATCCTCCCCATCATCGGCAGCATCTGGCTGCTGATCCTGGAGTGCAAGGCCGGAGACAAAGGCCCCAACAATTACGGCCCGGACCCCAAGGAAGAGACGCTGCTGGACACCGATCCCGGCGATCTTCCCGACGCAGGGTAA
- a CDS encoding DUF805 domain-containing protein, producing MANFVEIVTKKYCLFSGRARRREYWLYVLAEFIIGLILQVIDNAFHLRIGESGALSALSGLALLLPGLGLSVRRLHDTGRDWYWLLIVLIPFVGAIWLLVLACLEGDRGPNGFGPDPKAFAAPAAGGPDAEA from the coding sequence ATGGCCAACTTTGTGGAGATCGTCACCAAAAAATACTGCCTGTTTTCCGGCCGGGCCCGCCGGAGGGAATACTGGCTGTATGTGCTGGCAGAGTTCATCATCGGCCTGATCCTGCAGGTCATTGACAACGCCTTTCATCTCCGCATAGGCGAATCGGGAGCGCTGTCCGCCCTGTCGGGACTGGCGCTGCTGCTGCCGGGGCTGGGCCTGTCGGTGCGCCGGCTCCACGACACGGGCAGGGACTGGTATTGGCTGCTGATAGTCCTGATTCCCTTCGTCGGAGCCATATGGCTGCTGGTGCTGGCCTGCCTGGAGGGGGACAGAGGTCCCAACGGGTTCGGTCCGGACCCCAAGGCCTTTGCCGCTCCTGCCGCCGGCGGACCGGATGCGGAGGCATAG
- a CDS encoding DUF805 domain-containing protein produces MTFFDEYLSADYLRLEGRAGRSEFWRFVLICIILNLATLIIDFVIGSNIRLSNNTVILHVGINTIVIGLFLLVGQVSAAVRRLHDTGRSGKWALAAVVPGFLTAMGILLEIYRPFLRQPLLPVFMLLFAAGLALLIALLALPGTKGKNEYGPAPRD; encoded by the coding sequence ATGACCTTTTTTGACGAATACCTCAGCGCCGATTACCTGCGGCTGGAGGGCAGGGCGGGCAGAAGCGAATTCTGGCGCTTTGTGCTGATCTGCATTATCCTGAACCTGGCGACCCTGATCATAGACTTTGTCATCGGGAGCAATATCAGGCTCTCCAACAACACCGTCATACTGCACGTGGGCATCAACACCATAGTGATAGGGCTCTTTTTGCTGGTGGGCCAGGTCAGCGCCGCAGTGCGCAGGCTCCACGATACGGGCAGAAGCGGCAAATGGGCGCTGGCGGCGGTGGTCCCCGGGTTTCTGACCGCCATGGGGATCCTGCTGGAAATTTATCGTCCTTTTCTGAGGCAGCCGCTGCTGCCGGTGTTTATGTTGCTCTTTGCCGCGGGCCTGGCGCTGCTCATCGCGCTGCTGGCCCTGCCCGGCACCAAAGGAAAAAACGAGTATGGCCCGGCTCCCCGGGACTGA
- a CDS encoding metallophosphoesterase, with protein sequence MRTFLMLMALALCLLPLTAFGADIKAGPRVIFKIDSPSKSYTAAERARIIQENIDKVLLSPEVPQLKAVEQPDKSMAVYDGSFKIGDVLKEDAAKSGLTVAEEADKWIKAIKAVYGVYANRDRKFILSSDIHNCHIDWYEVPTQTRMLYWVKAITMEQNKGKADGLFLLGDFALDYWFAGGSYNKGVSNVTVFFNKYVKALPNALPVYPVPGNHEQYTNAKWKEITGFDRQYTVNMGNCLFIMLDSFSGELGPDYDHDGKYVNLDVSYIKSMLAKYPAKYVFLCSHWFDANESEEFKNLVATEPRIICMFCGHDHQFRVEERGAEWGNKPILHTGEFSYAGGVEDKDSVCWGYRVLTVAADGTVSSEYISPAHTVLPDGTRQFVPEKIYAKWSAKY encoded by the coding sequence ATGAGAACATTCTTAATGCTTATGGCGCTGGCCCTGTGCCTGCTGCCCCTGACGGCCTTTGGCGCCGACATCAAGGCTGGCCCCCGGGTCATTTTTAAGATCGACAGCCCTTCCAAGAGCTATACGGCCGCCGAGAGGGCGCGGATCATTCAGGAAAACATAGACAAGGTGCTGCTGTCCCCGGAGGTGCCTCAGCTGAAGGCGGTGGAGCAGCCCGACAAGAGCATGGCCGTGTATGACGGCAGCTTCAAGATCGGCGACGTGCTGAAGGAAGACGCGGCCAAAAGCGGCCTGACCGTGGCCGAAGAGGCGGACAAGTGGATCAAGGCCATCAAGGCCGTGTACGGCGTGTATGCCAACAGGGACCGCAAGTTCATCCTGTCCAGCGATATACACAACTGCCACATCGACTGGTACGAGGTGCCCACCCAGACCCGTATGCTCTACTGGGTGAAGGCCATCACCATGGAGCAGAACAAGGGCAAGGCGGACGGCCTGTTTTTGCTGGGCGACTTTGCTCTGGACTACTGGTTCGCGGGGGGCTCCTACAACAAGGGCGTCAGCAACGTCACCGTGTTTTTCAACAAATACGTGAAGGCTCTGCCCAACGCCCTGCCCGTATATCCCGTGCCGGGCAACCACGAGCAATACACCAACGCGAAGTGGAAGGAGATCACCGGCTTTGACCGCCAGTACACCGTGAACATGGGCAACTGCCTCTTCATCATGCTGGACTCCTTCTCCGGCGAGCTGGGCCCCGACTATGACCACGACGGCAAATACGTGAATCTCGACGTGAGCTACATCAAGAGCATGCTGGCCAAATATCCCGCCAAATACGTCTTTTTGTGCTCCCACTGGTTCGACGCCAACGAATCGGAGGAATTCAAGAACCTGGTGGCCACCGAGCCCCGCATCATATGCATGTTCTGCGGCCACGACCACCAGTTCAGAGTGGAAGAACGGGGCGCCGAATGGGGCAACAAGCCCATCTTGCACACGGGCGAGTTTTCCTACGCCGGCGGCGTGGAGGACAAGGACAGCGTGTGCTGGGGCTACCGCGTGCTGACAGTGGCGGCGGACGGCACCGTGTCTTCCGAGTATATCTCTCCCGCCCACACGGTCCTGCCCGACGGCACCAGGCAATTCGTGCCCGAGAAGATATACGCCAAGTGGAGCGCCAAGTATTAG
- a CDS encoding prepilin-type N-terminal cleavage/methylation domain-containing protein: MKKGFTLIELLVVIAIIAILASILFPVFNNAMEKARQTQCLSNTKQIALAFTMYEGDWNQCLPVISRDAVTAYGDGGDCTEGYDGHWRAPDQRFVDWAKIYSYRAQLNAYAKNGKIFFCPSDGYEAEENDCWEVACNITSYHYKLQFAGASFFGWGPNGAAKPYKATFFDRPAQIVVTYETFSNHDKKDQGMDSRYNVTFLDGHARSAVLREFAPHGDPHWMTGYVDGSGNYVQGPGNRTAKAYDCAN; the protein is encoded by the coding sequence ATGAAAAAAGGTTTTACCCTTATCGAACTGCTGGTGGTCATAGCCATTATCGCTATACTGGCCTCCATCCTTTTCCCTGTGTTCAACAACGCCATGGAAAAGGCGCGCCAGACCCAGTGTCTGAGCAATACCAAACAGATAGCCCTGGCCTTCACCATGTATGAAGGCGACTGGAACCAGTGCCTGCCCGTCATTTCCCGGGATGCCGTGACCGCCTATGGCGACGGCGGCGACTGCACCGAAGGCTACGACGGCCACTGGAGAGCCCCGGACCAGCGCTTTGTGGACTGGGCCAAGATCTACTCCTACAGAGCCCAGCTGAACGCCTACGCCAAGAACGGCAAGATATTCTTCTGCCCCAGCGACGGCTACGAAGCCGAAGAGAACGACTGCTGGGAAGTGGCCTGCAACATCACCAGCTACCACTACAAGCTGCAGTTTGCCGGCGCCTCCTTCTTCGGCTGGGGACCCAACGGCGCCGCGAAGCCCTACAAGGCCACCTTCTTTGACCGGCCCGCCCAGATAGTGGTGACCTATGAGACCTTCTCCAACCATGACAAGAAGGACCAGGGTATGGACTCCAGATACAACGTGACCTTCCTGGACGGACACGCCAGAAGCGCCGTGCTGAGAGAATTTGCCCCTCACGGCGACCCCCACTGGATGACCGGCTACGTGGACGGCAGCGGCAACTACGTGCAGGGCCCCGGCAACAGGACCGCCAAGGCCTACGACTGCGCAAACTAA
- the trpE gene encoding anthranilate synthase component I — protein sequence MKFKPSPEEALSAAASGKYRVMPLSCEILSDFTTPIEAVRVLKKASRHCFMLESAQASETWGRYTFLGYDPKMLITCTAGRTEVTDQDGSRRVMTGSPSDCLRAILRDHAGCRFDWLPPFAGGLVGYFAYDYITYAEPGLRLNARDTEEFKDMDLMLFDKVIAFDHLRQKIVLIANVDLSDPRTGYDKAAAELTEMARLLRRGEKHTEPGGRLTTPVTPLFEKEEFCDMVRRAKRHIREGDIFQIVLSNRLSAGFEGSLFDAYRLLRAINPSPYMFYFSGTDVEVAGASPETLVKLQDGVLHTFPLAGTRPRGKTPREDKALEAELLADEKELAEHNMLVDLGRNDLGKISRFGTVRVEALRTVERFSHVMHIGSTVRGEIARGKDALDAIEAVLPAGTLSGAPKIRACQLIDELEDNKRGIYGGAIGYIDFGGNMDTCIAIRIAYRKNGRVFVRSGAGIVADSDPEKEYEECLNKARASLRALELAGEEDL from the coding sequence ATGAAATTCAAGCCGAGTCCGGAAGAGGCCCTGTCAGCGGCCGCCTCCGGAAAGTACCGAGTCATGCCCCTGAGCTGCGAGATACTGTCCGACTTCACCACGCCCATCGAGGCGGTGCGGGTCCTCAAGAAGGCGTCCCGCCACTGCTTCATGCTGGAGTCGGCGCAGGCCAGCGAGACCTGGGGCCGCTACACCTTTTTGGGCTATGACCCCAAGATGCTCATCACCTGCACAGCCGGACGCACCGAGGTCACGGATCAGGACGGCTCCCGGCGGGTCATGACGGGCAGCCCTTCTGACTGTCTCAGAGCTATCCTGCGGGATCACGCGGGCTGCCGTTTCGACTGGCTGCCCCCCTTCGCCGGCGGGCTGGTGGGCTACTTTGCCTACGACTACATCACCTACGCCGAGCCGGGGCTGCGGCTGAATGCCCGGGACACCGAGGAATTCAAGGACATGGACCTGATGCTCTTTGACAAGGTCATCGCCTTTGACCACCTCAGGCAAAAGATAGTGCTCATAGCCAACGTGGACCTGTCGGACCCCAGGACCGGCTACGACAAAGCCGCGGCGGAGCTCACCGAAATGGCCCGGCTGCTGCGCCGGGGCGAAAAGCACACGGAGCCCGGCGGCCGCCTCACCACCCCTGTGACCCCTCTCTTCGAAAAGGAGGAGTTTTGCGACATGGTGCGGCGGGCCAAGCGGCACATCAGAGAGGGCGACATATTCCAGATAGTCCTGTCCAACCGGCTGTCTGCGGGCTTTGAGGGCAGCCTCTTCGACGCCTACCGGCTGCTGCGGGCCATCAATCCCTCGCCCTACATGTTCTATTTTTCCGGCACCGACGTGGAGGTGGCGGGGGCTTCGCCGGAGACTCTGGTGAAGCTGCAGGACGGGGTGCTCCACACCTTCCCTCTGGCGGGCACCCGGCCCCGGGGCAAGACTCCCCGGGAGGACAAGGCCCTGGAGGCCGAGCTGCTGGCAGATGAAAAGGAGCTGGCCGAGCACAACATGCTGGTGGACCTGGGGCGCAACGACCTGGGCAAGATAAGCCGCTTCGGCACCGTGAGGGTGGAGGCTCTCCGCACGGTGGAGAGGTTTTCCCACGTGATGCACATAGGCTCCACCGTCCGGGGCGAGATAGCCCGGGGCAAGGACGCTCTGGACGCCATCGAGGCGGTGCTGCCGGCGGGCACTTTGTCCGGGGCCCCCAAGATAAGGGCCTGCCAGCTCATAGACGAGCTGGAGGACAACAAGCGGGGCATCTACGGCGGAGCCATAGGCTACATAGACTTCGGCGGCAACATGGACACCTGCATCGCCATCCGCATAGCCTACAGAAAAAACGGCCGGGTCTTCGTCCGCAGCGGCGCGGGCATCGTGGCGGACTCCGATCCGGAAAAAGAATATGAGGAGTGCCTCAACAAGGCCCGGGCGTCCCTCAGGGCCCTGGAGCTGGCCGGGGAGGAAGACCTATGA
- a CDS encoding aminodeoxychorismate/anthranilate synthase component II has translation MILLIDNYDSFSYNLYQMTGEIEPDIRVVRNDELTPAEIRQLAPDKIILSPGPGRPEDAGCIIDVVRELGGVIPILGVCLGHQAICAAYGARITYARELMHGKQSRVTLDKGCHLFTNCPEPAYVARYHSLAADRDTLPSCLRVCAETADGEVMAVMHEDYPVYGLQFHPESVLTLCGRTILYNFIREVKK, from the coding sequence ATGATCCTGCTGATAGACAACTACGACAGCTTTTCCTACAATCTGTATCAGATGACCGGAGAGATAGAGCCGGACATCCGGGTGGTCCGCAACGACGAGCTGACCCCGGCTGAGATACGGCAGTTGGCGCCGGACAAGATCATACTGTCCCCGGGCCCCGGCAGGCCTGAGGACGCGGGCTGCATCATAGACGTGGTCCGGGAATTGGGGGGCGTCATCCCCATACTGGGGGTCTGCCTGGGGCACCAGGCCATCTGCGCCGCCTACGGCGCCCGCATCACCTACGCCCGGGAGCTCATGCACGGCAAGCAGTCCCGGGTGACCCTGGACAAGGGCTGCCATCTCTTCACCAATTGCCCCGAGCCCGCCTACGTGGCCAGATACCATTCCCTGGCGGCGGACCGGGACACCCTGCCCTCCTGCCTGCGGGTCTGCGCCGAGACGGCGGACGGCGAGGTGATGGCGGTGATGCATGAGGACTATCCCGTGTACGGGCTGCAGTTTCATCCCGAATCGGTGCTGACCCTGTGCGGCAGGACCATACTGTACAACTTCATCAGAGAGGTAAAGAAATGA
- the trpD gene encoding anthranilate phosphoribosyltransferase, with the protein MIKEAIVKIVGKGDLTYDEAYAVMNEIMNGETTPTQNAAFLSALSAKNARAETTDEIAGCATAMRDHATPVETGMDIFEIVGTGGDNAGSFNISTVSALVAAAGGCKVAKHGNRAASSKCGTADCLEALGVNISQSPARCVELLREAGMCFFFAQRYHTSMKYVGAIRKELGFRTVFNILGPLTNPGRPSMQLLGVYDEYLVEPLAQVLADMGVRRGMAVYGRDRLDEISLSAPTKVCEIRDGWFRSYVIKPEDFGLEQCRKEDLRGGDPGENARIALSILHGEKGPKRDAVLLNAGASLYICGKASGIGEGARLAAELLDSGKAFGVLQKLIDVSNRPE; encoded by the coding sequence ATGATAAAGGAAGCCATAGTAAAGATAGTGGGCAAGGGCGACCTCACCTACGACGAAGCCTACGCCGTCATGAACGAGATAATGAACGGGGAGACCACCCCCACCCAAAACGCCGCCTTTTTGTCGGCTCTGTCCGCCAAAAACGCCCGGGCGGAGACCACCGACGAGATAGCGGGCTGCGCCACGGCCATGCGGGACCACGCCACCCCGGTGGAGACGGGCATGGACATCTTCGAGATAGTGGGCACCGGCGGGGACAACGCGGGCAGCTTCAACATCTCCACCGTGTCCGCCCTGGTGGCGGCGGCGGGAGGCTGCAAGGTGGCCAAGCACGGCAACAGGGCCGCCTCCTCCAAATGCGGCACCGCCGACTGTCTGGAGGCCCTGGGGGTAAACATCAGCCAGAGCCCCGCCAGATGCGTGGAGCTGCTGCGGGAGGCGGGCATGTGCTTCTTCTTTGCCCAGAGATACCACACCTCCATGAAATACGTGGGGGCCATCCGCAAAGAGCTGGGCTTCCGCACCGTGTTCAACATCCTGGGGCCCCTCACCAACCCGGGGCGGCCCTCCATGCAGCTCCTGGGCGTGTATGACGAATACCTGGTGGAGCCTCTGGCCCAGGTCCTGGCGGACATGGGCGTCCGGAGGGGCATGGCGGTATATGGCAGGGACCGGCTGGATGAGATATCCCTCTCCGCCCCCACCAAGGTCTGCGAGATCAGGGACGGCTGGTTCCGCTCTTACGTGATCAAGCCGGAGGATTTCGGCCTGGAGCAGTGCCGCAAGGAAGACCTGCGGGGCGGCGACCCCGGGGAAAACGCCCGGATAGCCCTCTCCATACTCCACGGGGAAAAGGGTCCCAAGCGGGACGCCGTGCTGCTGAACGCGGGCGCGTCCCTCTACATCTGCGGCAAGGCCTCCGGCATAGGGGAAGGCGCCCGGCTGGCGGCGGAGCTGCTGGACTCCGGCAAGGCCTTCGGCGTCCTGCAAAAGCTCATAGACGTGAGCAACCGGCCCGAATAG